Proteins co-encoded in one Acanthopagrus latus isolate v.2019 chromosome 10, fAcaLat1.1, whole genome shotgun sequence genomic window:
- the LOC119027460 gene encoding P2Y purinoceptor 3-like, translating into MSSRGGVPPNISVSVLQDSLDSLLPSPSTTPPSPSCSIDESYKYIFLPICYSFTFIFSISLNSIILYRSFRQTKRWNASLIYMVNLASTDFMYGLSLPFLVASYIMRDRWVFGDFMCRLVRFLFYFNLYCSIFFLTCISVHRYLGICHPMKVITLETKKAVKCTCVVVWIVVFALTCPIFRFAQTGHVTRLAGFGCNASTTDDQSHEVSLMNCNASYGHSEGVVEKYQNCWDDAIDKEFPDYVPYGIILHLLGFFGPFSIIAWCYSHVVLTIFRTLHSQPSSRRVQRDKGREGMEKRERSSPAISGRKRRGSNGTLRALGRQEGTSIFLGAHSPYANRRRKSIKTIITITLLFALCFFPFHVTRTIFLVLKVTKGVPCHTMTMVSMCYKITRPLASFNAWLNALLYFLTKDKGGANCCQAVNTTTQSHGGLLLPLRMMGKQGDTAEGGIEDETDNKENKVFQNCPSYMNRAKVRYIVE; encoded by the coding sequence ATGTCATCAAGAGGTGGTGTACCTCCTAACATCAGTGTCTCGGTACTCCAAGACTCCCTAGACTCCTTGTTACCATCTCCTTCCACGACCCCTCCGTCTCCGTCTTGCAGCATAGATGAGTCCTACAAGTACATCTTCCTTCCCATCTGTTACTCTTTCACGTTCATCTTCAGCATTTCCCTTAACTCGATCATCCTCTACCGCTCATTCCGCCAGACCAAGCGCTGGAATGCTTCGCTGATCTACATGGTCAACCTGGCGTCGACGGACTTCATGTACGGCCTGTCGCTGCCGTTCCTTGTGGCTAGTTACATCATGCGTGACCGCTGGGTGTTCGGTGACTTCATGTGCCGCCTGGTCCGTTTCCTCTTCTACTTCAACCTCTACTGCTCCATCTTCTTCCTTACTTGCATCTCTGTCCACAGATACCTCGGTATCTGCCACCCGATGAAAGTCATCACACTGGAGACCAAGAAGGCTGTCAAGTGCACCTGCGTCGTGGTTTGGATTGTGGTGTTTGCCTTGACCTGCCCCATCTTCCGGTTTGCTCAGACTGGTCACGTGACGAGATTGGCGGGGTTTGGCTGCAATGCAAGTACTACTGACGACCAAAGCCATGAGGTGTCATTGATGAATTGTAATGCCAGCTATGGTCACTCAGAGGGGGTCGTTGAGAAGTATCAGAACTGCTGGGACGATGCCATAGATAAGGAGTTTCCTGATTACGTGCCCTATGGCATCATACTCCATTTGCTGGGCTTTTTTGGGCCTTTTTCCATCATAGCTTGGTGTTACTCTCACGTTGTGCTGACTATATTTAGGACTCTACACTCTCAGCCGTCATCACGGAGAGTTCAGAGAGACAAAGGACGCGAAGggatggagaaaagagagagaagtagCCCCGCAATATCTGGACGAAAAAGAAGAGGGAGCAATGGAACGTTGAGGGCATTAGGAAGACAAGAAGGGACTTCCATTTTCCTTGGCGCCCACTCCCCTTATGCCAATCGCAGACGTAAATCTATCAAGacaatcatcaccatcaccctTTTATTTGCTCTCTGTTTCTTCCCTTTTCATGTCACTAGAACCATCTTCCTTGTGTTGAAGGTCACCAAAGGAGTTCCCTGTCACACTATGACCATGGTGTCCATGTGCTATAAGATCACGAGACCTTTAGCATCATTCAACGCATGGCTCAATGCTCTCCTCTACTTCCTGACGAAAGACAAGGGGGGAGCCAACTGCTGCCAAGCGGTGAACACCACCACCCAATCACACGGTGGACTTCTATTGCCgctgaggatgatgggaaaACAGGGGGATACGGCAGAGGGAGGGATCGAAGACGAAACTGACAATAAGGAGAATAAAGTGTTTCAGAACTGTCCGTCATACATGAACAGAGCAAAAGTCAGATATATAGTTGAATGA